Within Cetobacterium sp. NK01, the genomic segment TTCCTCTTCTCCAATTTTAATTTTTTTATTATCATTCATATTTGGAGTTTGTTTTATTGTCTCATATGCCTTAGTAAACCCCATTAAATCAGAAATCATATTCATTGGTGCTCCATTTGTATTATAGGCTACAATTGCTATTTTATTTCCTTTTTTAAGGCTATTAAAAAATTCTTCATCAACTAATAATCTAAGAAGCCTATCAGATACTGCAACAGCTTCAATTTCGATTACTTGTCCGCCATCTATTTTTAATTTTAAAGGATACACTTCTCCTACCTGAGCTTGAGGACCTATCATTACATCCATTACTACAGAATCATCATTATTCTTAAGAAGTCTAAATCCTTGAAATAAATCTACATTTTTTACCATTGTTACTTGTCCTGTTTTATCCCCAAATTCATCAACTACATCTATTTTTTCCCATGTCCCAAAAGCAATACAAAATATAAATAAAAATAAACTGATTACTCTTTTTTTCATTAGATACCCCCATTTTAGATGAATTAGTATAATTTTATCTAAATGTCTTTAGCTCGTTTGGAGAATTTGGTGAATTTAATTTTTTAATAAGTTCTTCATAACAATTATTTCTATTAAAGTAATTAAAAAGAAGGATAGCTTTTTCTCGATCTATCCCTACTTTGTTCATCTCCTCTTCTATGTCATAATATCCATTAAATTTTGATAAATTTTCTTTATTATTATAAATAGGATTTAATATACTTACAAAATTTTTATAATCTTCAGTTGTTATTTTATAATCTCCTATAACTTCATCCAATATAAATTCAAACCCATTTTGAAGTCCATATACAGTTCCAGGAGATACAACACAATTAAATCCCTGCATTTCATAAATTTCACCCAGGATTTTTCCTAATAATAATTTAATATTTTTTTCCATAACCCCACCTCTTTTACAATTTAATTTATGATAATATTACTAGGGTATACCTCTTTTATTTAGGTTAGTCAAATTTTTTTAATCGAAACTATATATACTTTTTTATATCTATTTTTTCTATTTGTTAGTCTTTAGAATCAGACTCAAATAATCCTATTTTAATTATACCAAATTGACTTTTATCGATTGGTTTGATTCACTCTCATTTTTTAATTACAGTTAAACCATAGCATAAATTCAAATAAAATATAGAACTCTTTTAAACTTTTATAAAAAATAAAAAGAGCCTTAAAAGTTGACTAGACTCTAAAGCTCTTTCTTGGAAACTTGACATCTCCAATTATTTATCGTTAAATTAAGTATACTCTTTTTATTATATAAAAATCAATTTATACTTAAGAATCACTCCCTTGAAATATCGAATAATTTACTTTTTAAAGATCTAAGACTTTCTAGCCAATTAACTATATTTATTGCTGTTTTATAAACATCTATTACTCCAATTTCATTAATTACTAGATAATCTTTTATTATTGCTTGTGTCATCCAAGTTCCACGAGCAAATCTTGAAGGTTTTACTATTGTATCTCCATAATTTTCTGTTAATATATCTAACCCCTTATACAATAAAGAAATATCTTTATTGTCACTCCAAACTTTAAACACAAATTTCAAATTCTCTTGAATGGTTTTTTCTGGTATTGAATTAGATTCTAGCTGCAAATAATAACCATAATTATCAAAATTAAGGACATTTTCAAAATAGTAACACATAAATCCACCTTTTTGATTAGCTGTATATTGCCAATTAAAATCAATATCTTTAGGCATTATTCCTTCAGATCTTAATTTAACAAAAGCTTTATCTAATTCATTATAAAATCCAATAACTTCATTCCAAGTAAAGGTATCTTTTCTTAAATCTTTACTTTTAAAAGAATCTCTTTCATTTTGAATAGCTTTTAAATTTAATAGGTAATCTTGAAATATGATATTACTTCCTTCATACTTATCAAATATTTCTATAATCTCTTCTCTTAAAAAAGTTCTTATATTCTTTCCTTCTTGGATCAATGAAATATTTTTATAGCTTTCGTCTCCAGTTTTATAGTAAATACAGTACACATTTTCTTCTTTAGCTTGGTAATGTTTAATAATTTTTTCTCTATAGCCATTCATCTGATTTTCTCTTTCAGATGTAAAGGTTTTATCTTCAATTATTATATAAATTTTATCATTTAATATTAATAAAATATCTATTGCCATAAATTGCTTTTTTACTTCTAAACTATTTATTTCAAGGTTTTTAATTTCTATTTTTTCTAAAATTTCACTAATAACATATCTTGCAAATTTATTTTCTAACGGATATTTATCTTTAAATAGGTCATTATAATAATCTAATACATAGCATATAAGAGCATCTTGTGATAGCTCACTTGTAGCAAATTTAAAAATATTTGGTCTCATACACCCTCCCATATTAATCACAGCTAATTTTCTTACATTGTATTCTTCTAAAATAGCAATGTAAAATATATAATTTGAATGGTCTATACTAGCGTTTCAAGAGCTACTCAAACGTTAAATCTCTATTTGATAGAATATCTTGATTTCATTTGATATATTATGATACTCTTTATTTAAAAGCTTTTGCTTTATAACCCTACACAAGGAGAGGATTTAAGTATGCCAAACTATACTTTTGCATTTAACCCTAATAAACATTCTATTACCCAAAAGATACAACTAGATCGTTTATCAACATATTATGATTTAGAAGATTCTATTAATGAAGAATTTTCTCTTGAGGATTGGAAAAAACTAGTTCAAAATTACTCTGTTAGTGAAAGAGTCAATTTAATTTTAAGAACATTTGGATATGAACCGTTCAATCTTTCTTTTATGGAGAAGATAATACTATTAATTAGAATAATTCCATTTTGCCAGAAATCATTTAACTTTATTGAATTAGGAGATAAGAGCACTGGAAAATCTTCTACATATCAAAAATTTTCAAGAGAAGCATATTGTCCAACAGGTTCATTAACAGAATCCAAGCTATTTGGAGATGCTAAATCTAAGAATGATTTAGGAATTTTAAGTAATTACAAAGTTGTAGTATTTGATGAAATTTCTGAGGGAAGTTCAATATCACCAGAGTTAGCAACAAAACTACGTAGCTTTTTAGCTGATGGAAATTCTGGAAGAAATGGAGCTAATATAATAAATTCTGTTTCAATTGGTTTTGTAGGTAACCTTAAAGAAGAACAATTAAATCTATTAACTAATCCTAATTATAAAATAGATTTATTTACTTTCTTTCCTGAAGCCTTTAGACAGTCACCATTTAAAGATAGAATAAGTTTTGTTATTCCTGGATGGCATCTTAAATTTGAACAATTTCATTATTTAGAAAAGTATTCAGAAAAATCTTTGAATATAAATTACTTCATACATATTTTAAGTTTACTTAGAGAAATATCTTTAGAAGTTAAAACTATAGCTAATCCAAAAGATACAGTTAGATCTATTTCTCACTATAATGCAACTCTTGAAGGTCTTATAAAATTGATTTATCCAAACGAAGATTATACAGAGTTTGAATTAAATGCTATAAAGCACATTGCTTTATTTGGGAGAAGCTTCTTAGGAAATGAAACTTTCAATCTTTTTAATAGTGACGTTAAAAAATTAGCTTTAAAATTTATTGAAGAAGATATTAGACATATTGCTAATAAAACACTAAATGAAGTTGATAAAGTTTATTTCTATGAAAATAGATTACATTTAAAATTCTTTGATGAAGGCAAAATATATAAGATTCCTTTAAATAGGTTTGGTAGAATTGAAAATGAACAAGAAAATGAATTATACTCAAACTTAAAAGAAGATGAAAAAAAATACTTTATACCTATCTTAAAAAACAATGAAAACTATATTATTCAACAGTATTCAGAACCTTATAATAATTATAGATTATTTAAAAATTGGAAAGATATTTTAAATACATCTATTAGTCTTAATCTTCCAGAAGAGTTTAAAAACTTAGAATCAACACTAAACTCTATACTAAAGTACCAAGAAGGACAAATAAATTCATTAAAACAAACTGTAAATGAACAATCTAAAGTTATAAAACTCTTACAAAATGAGATTTCAAATTACAATAAAAAGCTAGAAGTTTATTTAAGAGAAATAAAATTAGATTTACTTCAACATGAGTATTTTATATTTAAAAGTAGTGATGAAACTTATCCAAAACAGTATTCGAATTTCTTTATTCCTAATAATATAGATAGAATTAATATTGGAAATAAATTAGAAAAATTTAAAGATGATTTTGATAAAAATTTATGTATTATAAATTATACAAAAGATAAGGAGGAGTTAATTAGGATATTACCTAAATTAGCGATAAAATATGACAATTAATCAATTAACTAATATTTTAACTAATATTTCCGAAAAAGATAGAAGCAAAGATTTTATAAAATCTGTATTGGAGGAAAAATTAGATAAATCCAATCTTAATTTTGAGCAAAACCACTTAGAGAAAAATAGAGTTATATTCATTTATAATGGTTATAAATATAAAATTGCTATCAATTCTAAAGGTCTTTTATCTAATTTTATTGAATGTAAAAATTTTAGTCTTATTAAATCCGATTCTTTAAAAGAATATAATAAATTTATTTCAGAGTTAGAACTATTTGAACTTGATAATAAAAAATTTCAAAATTGTAATGATAGTTATATTAGTAGTTATTATTATAGAAAGCAAAATGACTTTAGACTTATCAGATCAACAATATCCAATATTACTACATTTAATTCAATAAAATATGACTCTAATTTATATTTTTATTTTAAAGTTTTTATTGAATTAACTAAAAAATATATATCAATAGATTCTATGAATATTTATGATTTTGAATTTAAAGAACCTTTCTTTAAATTCAATAATTTTTTAAATATTTATCCTAAATCTAAAACTAAAAATATTAAACTTGACTTTAACTTAGAAGCTTTTCTTGATAATCCTAATGTTAATTTTTTTAATGAAAATGAATATAAAATTATTTTAAATAACTATGAAAGTACTTTTAATAATCTAAATAAATATAATAACTATGAATATGATTCTAGCGATGATGACGATGATGACGATGATTGGAGTTAAATTTTATAGAATAATTTAATAAAAAATGATTATATATTATATAAGTGATAGTCCAAACTATAGTATTTTAAGGAGGTCACTTATGGATGTAAAAACATTAAAAGAAAGATTAGAAAAACCATTCTCTGATGAAGAACTAGAATTTAGAGTTGGTGCTACTAATTCGGATAAAACAAAAGGTCTAGCTTTAGCCTATGTTCAAGCAAGAGCAATTCAAAATAGACTTGATGATACTGTGGGGTTAAATAACTGGAGAGTATCTTACAAAGAAATAACTGGGGGTTTCATTGCAACTCTAGAAATAAGAATTGATAGTGAATGGATAGCAAAAGAAGATGGATCGGGAGTTACAGACTATGAGTCGATTAAAGGTGGAATCAGTTGTGCTTTTAAAAGAGTTGCTTCCGTTTGGGGAATAGGTCGGTATCTATATGAAGTTGAAAATAGATGGTATCCTATAGAACAAAAAGGAAAGAGTTACATATTTAAAGATACTCCAACATTAAATTTAAGTAAGAATATTTCTAATGAAATTAAAGATGATCTGCCAAAAGATGAAAAAGCCAAAAGAATAGAAATAACTTTTGGAAAATACAAAGGAAAAACTTTAGGAGATATTCTTAAAGAAAACAAGGATTACTTAATTTATCTGATAACAAATAGCAAAGATGTAAAAATAGTAAATGCGTGCAAATATTTAATGAAAAATAATAAAATAGCATAATAAACAATAGACCTCTGGAGATTTCCAGAGGTTTTTATATTTAGGAGGAAATTATGAAAGCTTATGAAATTGTAAACGGAATGATAGATACGTTAGATATATTCTTAGAGTCAGATCAGAATGAGAGTGATAGAGAAAACTATAATTATATTATGGAGTTTTTACAAGAAGAACTAGAAAATAAAAGTAGTAACATTATCAAATATATTAGGAATATTTC encodes:
- a CDS encoding invasion associated locus B family protein: MKKRVISLFLFIFCIAFGTWEKIDVVDEFGDKTGQVTMVKNVDLFQGFRLLKNNDDSVVMDVMIGPQAQVGEVYPLKLKIDGGQVIEIEAVAVSDRLLRLLVDEEFFNSLKKGNKIAIVAYNTNGAPMNMISDLMGFTKAYETIKQTPNMNDNKKIKIGEEEFIVYYPNGRVKTYINDYLGDSEYADEPIDFIPLRALLKEIEEMVNENIKAKTQDHIWQLGEGLIPHLKGLSYSKNLSEEERNELDSLTAETNELVERYQNAFN
- a CDS encoding PD-(D/E)XK nuclease family protein, which gives rise to MRPNIFKFATSELSQDALICYVLDYYNDLFKDKYPLENKFARYVISEILEKIEIKNLEINSLEVKKQFMAIDILLILNDKIYIIIEDKTFTSERENQMNGYREKIIKHYQAKEENVYCIYYKTGDESYKNISLIQEGKNIRTFLREEIIEIFDKYEGSNIIFQDYLLNLKAIQNERDSFKSKDLRKDTFTWNEVIGFYNELDKAFVKLRSEGIMPKDIDFNWQYTANQKGGFMCYYFENVLNFDNYGYYLQLESNSIPEKTIQENLKFVFKVWSDNKDISLLYKGLDILTENYGDTIVKPSRFARGTWMTQAIIKDYLVINEIGVIDVYKTAINIVNWLESLRSLKSKLFDISRE
- a CDS encoding BREX system Lon protease-like protein BrxL — its product is MPNYTFAFNPNKHSITQKIQLDRLSTYYDLEDSINEEFSLEDWKKLVQNYSVSERVNLILRTFGYEPFNLSFMEKIILLIRIIPFCQKSFNFIELGDKSTGKSSTYQKFSREAYCPTGSLTESKLFGDAKSKNDLGILSNYKVVVFDEISEGSSISPELATKLRSFLADGNSGRNGANIINSVSIGFVGNLKEEQLNLLTNPNYKIDLFTFFPEAFRQSPFKDRISFVIPGWHLKFEQFHYLEKYSEKSLNINYFIHILSLLREISLEVKTIANPKDTVRSISHYNATLEGLIKLIYPNEDYTEFELNAIKHIALFGRSFLGNETFNLFNSDVKKLALKFIEEDIRHIANKTLNEVDKVYFYENRLHLKFFDEGKIYKIPLNRFGRIENEQENELYSNLKEDEKKYFIPILKNNENYIIQQYSEPYNNYRLFKNWKDILNTSISLNLPEEFKNLESTLNSILKYQEGQINSLKQTVNEQSKVIKLLQNEISNYNKKLEVYLREIKLDLLQHEYFIFKSSDETYPKQYSNFFIPNNIDRINIGNKLEKFKDDFDKNLCIINYTKDKEELIRILPKLAIKYDN
- a CDS encoding Rad52/Rad22 family DNA repair protein, with product MDVKTLKERLEKPFSDEELEFRVGATNSDKTKGLALAYVQARAIQNRLDDTVGLNNWRVSYKEITGGFIATLEIRIDSEWIAKEDGSGVTDYESIKGGISCAFKRVASVWGIGRYLYEVENRWYPIEQKGKSYIFKDTPTLNLSKNISNEIKDDLPKDEKAKRIEITFGKYKGKTLGDILKENKDYLIYLITNSKDVKIVNACKYLMKNNKIA